The Xiphias gladius isolate SHS-SW01 ecotype Sanya breed wild chromosome 7, ASM1685928v1, whole genome shotgun sequence genome window below encodes:
- the srprb gene encoding signal recognition particle receptor subunit beta produces the protein MEADHAGGNMGEKKDMEMAENPFEPYVESLRQLLEDQDPVFLIGVIVALAVVVITCVFLKYFLSSKTVRSAVLLVGLCDSGKTLLFSRLLSGKFKRTQTSITDSSAPYKAKNDRGSTWTLIDLPGHDSLRPQYLEKFKSAARAILFVVDSAIFQKEVRDVAEFLYVLLTDTVISRNAPALLVACNKQDITMAKSAKLIQLQLEKELNTLRVTRSAALSSQDGSVGGNLYLGKKGKDFEFSQLPMKVEFLECSARGSKGEDGAADIENLEKSLAKL, from the exons ATGGAGGCAGACCACGCAGGGGGCAatatgggagaaaaaaaagacatggaaatggCAGAAAACCCGTTTGAACCTTACGTCGAATCCCTCCGTCAGCTACTGGAGGACCAAGACCCCGTTTTTCTGATCGGCGTTATCGTTGCGTTGGCTGTTGTTGTCATCACCTGTG tgTTTCTAAAGTACTTCCTCAGCAGTAAAACCGTCCGAAGCGCTGTGCTCCTGGTCGGACTGTGTGACTCCGGGAAAACGCTCCTCTTCAGCCGG CTGCTGTCAGGGAAATTCAAGCGGACACAGACCTCCATCACTGACAGCAGTGCTCCGTACAAGGCCAAAAATGACAGG GGCAGCACCTGGACTCTGATAGACCTGCCAGGACATGACAGTCTTCGCCCTCAGTACCTGGAGAAGTTCAAGTCTGCAGCCAG AGCGATCCTGTTTGTAGTGGACAGCGCTATCTTCCAGAAGGAAGTGAGAGATGTGGCAGAGTTCCTGTACGTCTTGCTGACAGACACTGTGATCTCCAGAAATGCTCCGGCTCTTCTGGTGGCATGCAACAAACAAG ATATCACCATGGCGAAATCAGCTAAACTGATACAGCTGCAACTGGAAAAGGAact GAACACCTTGCGAGTCACTCGCTCAGCAGCCCTCAGCTCTCAGGATGGCTCTGTGGGTGGCAATCTGTACCTGGGGAAGAAAGGCAAGGACTTTGAGTTCAGCCAGCTGCCCATGAAGGTGGAGTTCTTGGAGTGCAGTGCCCGTGGTAGCAAGGGTGAAGACGGGGCTGCAGACATCGAGAACCTGGAGAAAAGCCTGGCTAAACTGTAA
- the wdr53 gene encoding WD repeat-containing protein 53: MARQWSEGHSTSILCVGASLGPEGLLASGSEDGEVTVWSQEGTIIGRLILPGEEDNTSVVFSPAAPAQLYVSHGDTVSVLDPRNLKGPVEEFQGAGEEEINALALNETGSALALADDSGAVRVLELPGGKVCRTLRRHTNICSSVGFRPHRPNNLVSAGLDMQVMLWGLQKTRPLWTLNLQDVAEEEDNHQQRPGQLFNPPLAHCVSVASCGNILGCAAEDGRVHLMRIGSGSKLEQQGSVKAHSQGASQAHFVSFLSHPYWLITGGNDGQVALWDLSKHPVVAPEGKAKTRVTAAQRRKGKSKTKRKEPSEDKAKTPPKAEAEKEEAEVEDEAAAAAAAAEDATEETSGPKLTISHGDKVNWLCPAVLRGEHCVVVADQSCSLTVYPLSHL; the protein is encoded by the exons ATGGCCAGGCAGTGGTCTGAGGGCCATTCCACATCCATCCTTTGTGTCGGGGCTTCTCTGGGCCCTGAGGGTCTCCTTGCTTCAGGCTCTGAGGATGGAGAGGTGACGGTTTGGAGCCAAGAAGGAACCATCATAGGCAGACTCATCCTCCCCGGTGAAGAGGACAATACAAGTGTTGTGTTTTCCCCTGCAGCTCCGGCCCAGCTGTATGTGTCACATGGAGACACAGTGAGTGTACTCGATCCCAGGAACCTTAAGGGCCCGGTGGAGGAGTTTCAGGGTGCCGGGGAGGAGGAGATCAATGCTTTAGCACTGAATGAGACGGGTTCAGCCCTGGCGCTGGCTGATGACTCTGGGGCAGTGCGGGTACTGGAGCTTCCTGGGGGAAAAGTGTGTAGGACTCTTCGCAGGCACACTAACATCTGCTCCTCTGTGGGCTTCAGGCCTCACAGACCCAACAACCTGGTGTCTGCTGGACTGGACATGCAG GTGATGCTGTGGGGTCTGCAGAAGACTCGCCCGCTTTGGACACTGAACCTCCAGGATGtagcagaggaggaagacaacCACCAGCAGCGTCCTGGTCAGCTTTTCAACCCGCCACTCGctcactgtgtctctgtggCAAGTTGTGGAAACATTTTAGGGTGTGCAGCAGAGGACGGGCGGGTGCATTTGATGAGGATTGGCAGCGGCTCTAAACTGGAACAGCAGGGATCAGTCAAAGCCCACAGTCAGGGAGCCTCACAAGCCCACTTTGTTAGTTTCCTTTCCCACCCATACTGGCTCATCACTGGGGGGAATGACGGCCAAGTTGCACTGTGGGACCTCAGTAAGCACCCAGTGGTGGCTCCAGAGGGAAAAGCCAAAACTAGAGTGACAGCAGCCCAACGCAGGAAGGGTAAGAGcaagacaaagaggaaagaaCCTTCCGAGGATAAAGCAAAGACCCCACCGAAGGCTgaagcagagaaagaagaagcTGAAGTGgaggatgaagcagcagcagcagcagcagctgcagaggatGCGACGGAGGAGACGTCTGGGCCCAAACTGACCATCAGTCACGGGGACAAGGTGAACTGGCTGTGCCCTGCTGTGCTGAGAGGAGAACACTGCGTGGTAGTAGCAGATCAGAGCTGCAGTCTGACTGTCTACCCTCTGTCTCACCTATAG